One Pelecanus crispus isolate bPelCri1 chromosome 31, bPelCri1.pri, whole genome shotgun sequence genomic region harbors:
- the LOC142596354 gene encoding serine/threonine-protein kinase SBK1-like: MEDSDEDGEDNEEFLERLMAHTGREVPRRELEEHYAVLEELGSGTYGRVVLTEPRDGGSPVVLKLMLKEQTERRAFLREYCIALCLSSHAACLRALPIAFESATHFAFGQELAPAGDLCAILNPGEGLAEELVKRCASQLAEALDFMHSRALVHRDVKLDNVLLFDHECRRVKLGDFGLTRVQGSAVGAMSGTLPYAPPELCQLQGSDTLELDSSLDVWAFAVLLFCLCTGCFPWAVAASSDPQFEDFSAWQGGAAGQGVPASWQSFSSGALEMLRRLLTLDPDRRSPAIEVQKYLSLPWVTAPSAREPAPSSSQLPLTSGTGESPGGTGGRDTAGGGDGVPMSPANALALCR; this comes from the exons ATGGAGGACTCAGACGAGGATGGAGAAGACAACGAGGAGTTCCTGGAGCGGCTGATGGCACACACGGGCCGGGAGGTGCCGCGgcgggagctggaggagcacTACGCcgtgctggaggagctgggcagcGGGACCTACGGCCGCGTGGTGCTGACGGAGCCCCGGGACGGTG GCTCGCCGGTAGTCCTCAAGCTGATGCTGAAGGAGCAGACGGAGCGGCGGGCGTTCCTGCGGGAGTATTGCATCGCGCTGTGCCTCTCCAGCCATGCCGCCTGCCTGCGCGCCCTGCCCATCGCCTTCGAGAGCGCCACGCACTTCGCCTTCGGGCAGGAGCTCGCTCCCGCTGGGGACCTGTGTGCCATCCTCAACCCGGGG gagggcctggcagaggagctggtgAAGCGCTGCGCGTCCCAGCTGGCCGAGGCGCTGGACTTCATGCACAGCCGGGCCCTGGTGCACCGGGATGTCAAGCTGGACAACGTGCTGCTCTTCGACCACGAGTGCCGGCGGGTGAAGCTGGGAGACTTCGGGCTCACCCGCGTGCAGGGCTCAGCAGTGGGTGCCATGTCTGGCACCTTGCCCTACGCCCCGccagagctctgccagctccaggGCTCCGACACGCTAGAGCTGGACTCCAGCCTGGACGTCTGGGCCTTCGCCGTcctgctcttctgcctctgcaCCGGCTGCTTCCCCTGGGCCGTGGCCGCCAGCTCTGACCCCCAGTTCGAGGACTTCAGCGCCTGGCAGGGCGgtgcagcggggcagggggtgcctgCGTCTTGGCAAAGCTTCAGCTCTGGGGCGCTGGAGATGCTCCGGCGCTTGCTGACACTGGACCCCGACCGCCGGAGCCCGGCCATCGAGGTGCAGAAatacctgtccctgccctgggtgACGGCCCCCAGCGCCAGGGAGCCggcacccagcagctcccagttgCCCCTTACCAGCGGCACAGGGGAGAGCccggggggcactgggggacgGGATACTGCTGGGGGGGGAGACGGGGTTCCCATGTCCCCCGCTAATGCCCTGGCCCTGTGCCGGTAG